Below is a window of Anaerobacillus alkaliphilus DNA.
CTCCGATAAGAGAAGAATAAAGCTTTCTCATTAAATGTACAGTAATTAGAGGTGAAAATATGATTAGCATTAACACCCATGTTTAGAAGTAGTTGTTTATTTAACTCTTTCAAGTCGAGTAAATATTTACTAGTCGCTATTTCTTTATATGGTGCAAGGTTCTCGTTCTGTACTATTTTCCTTACTCTATCAATAACATAATCGTCTACTTCATAGCACCTCTGAGAAATAGACGGCCCAATAGCTACATAAATAGTTTCAAGAGGTATCTTTTCATCTTCCACCCAAATACGAATCATTTTCGGCCCTATTTCACCAACAGTACCCTTCCAACCAGCATGTGCTAAACCAACAATGTTAGCACTTGTTGAGTAGAAGTATAATGGAACACAGTCAGCGTAAAGACTAGCAAGTAGCACGTTCTTCTCTCTTGTATATAAGCCATCAGTATCTTTAACCGCAGTTTCCAACGATAAAGATCCTGCACCAACATCTTCTTTACAAACTTTTTTAATATTATTACCGTGCACTTGGTCTGCAAACACCCAGTTACTAAGTGGTATTCCAAGTTCAGCTGCTAGCGCCTCACGATTAGCAATTACATCACAGACATTATCTTGAACATGTAAACCCATATTTAATGAGCTATATGAATCAGTACTTTTTCCATTTATTCTCGTTGAAAATCCGACAACAAGGTTATCATCGACCTGTTTAAACGGCTCTACCGATAAAAACAGCTTGTTATTGGAAACAAAAGGTTCTTCTCTCAACAAAGACACTCCTATTCCTAATACTTTTTTTTATTCTAACATATTTTTCTACTAACAAATAGACTTTCATCGCTTCAAAAAAATTTAGCTTCCGCATTAACAATGCGAAAGCCATAGAGTGAATATTACTTTTCCTCTAGACGAACTAAAATTACATCAGAACCTATTTTCACTATATTTTCCCATGGTATTACCATTTCTGACTCTTTTCCACCTAAAAATGTAAGCATTCTTCCCGTACTCCCAATAATAATTGATTGTACTGTTCCTTCTTCTAAGTTAATATCTAGATCACTAATATGCCCTAACACCTTGCCATCAGAAATATTTACTATATCCTTCGATTGAATTTCAGATATTTTTAGCATGCCGATTCCCCCATTAATTAGTTAGCTTATATCATATATATGTACTGGCGCTGAATTATATTTACTCAATTACTCTAAAGAAAACTTTTTTTGCTAGAACTCACTAAAAAGAAAAAAGGTAACCCCGTGGGTTACCTTAAGCTTTTGCATGCTTATTCATTTGTTGGATTGCTGCTTTCTCAAGCCTTGAAACTTGTGCTTGAGAAATACCAATTTCGTCAGCTACTTCCATTTGCGTTTTCCCTTGGAAGAAACGCATATTTAAAATCATTTTTTCTCTTTCACTTAATCTAACCATTGCTTCTTTCAAGGCAATTTCTTCTACCCATTGAATATCCTTTTGTTTATCATCACTAATCTGATCCATTACATAGATTGGGTCTCCACCGTCATTATAAATTGGCTCAAACAACGAGACAGGATCTTGAATAGCATCAAGGGCAAAAACAATGTCCTCTTTCGGTACGTTAAGTACCTTGGCAATTTCCTGTATTGTCGGTTCACGATCGCGACTTTTTTCGCTCATTAAAGAGTCTCTTACCTGCAATGCTTTATAAGCAATATCCCTTAGTGACCTAGAAACTCGAATTGGGTTATTGTCACGTAGGTAACGCCTAATTTCCCCGATAATCATTGGCACTGCGTACGTAGAGAATTTAACATTTTGACTTAAATCGAAGTTGTCGATCGATTTCATTAACCCAATACAACCCACTTGGAATAAGTCATCAACATACTC
It encodes the following:
- the pgeF gene encoding peptidoglycan editing factor PgeF translates to MREEPFVSNNKLFLSVEPFKQVDDNLVVGFSTRINGKSTDSYSSLNMGLHVQDNVCDVIANREALAAELGIPLSNWVFADQVHGNNIKKVCKEDVGAGSLSLETAVKDTDGLYTREKNVLLASLYADCVPLYFYSTSANIVGLAHAGWKGTVGEIGPKMIRIWVEDEKIPLETIYVAIGPSISQRCYEVDDYVIDRVRKIVQNENLAPYKEIATSKYLLDLKELNKQLLLNMGVNANHIFTSNYCTFNEKALFFSYRREQKTGRMMSFIGRV
- the sigG gene encoding RNA polymerase sporulation sigma factor SigG, with the protein product MTRNKVEICGVDTAKLPVLTNKEMRQLFEELQSGDNSAREKLINGNLRLVLSVIQRFNNRGEYVDDLFQVGCIGLMKSIDNFDLSQNVKFSTYAVPMIIGEIRRYLRDNNPIRVSRSLRDIAYKALQVRDSLMSEKSRDREPTIQEIAKVLNVPKEDIVFALDAIQDPVSLFEPIYNDGGDPIYVMDQISDDKQKDIQWVEEIALKEAMVRLSEREKMILNMRFFQGKTQMEVADEIGISQAQVSRLEKAAIQQMNKHAKA
- a CDS encoding YlmC/YmxH family sporulation protein, giving the protein MLKISEIQSKDIVNISDGKVLGHISDLDINLEEGTVQSIIIGSTGRMLTFLGGKESEMVIPWENIVKIGSDVILVRLEEK